One window of Dendropsophus ebraccatus isolate aDenEbr1 chromosome 13, aDenEbr1.pat, whole genome shotgun sequence genomic DNA carries:
- the GALC gene encoding galactocerebrosidase isoform X2 produces the protein MWLLWLALCLPGLRAEYELSDRGGLGREFDGIGAVSGGGATSRLLVNYPEPYRSQILDYLFKPDFGASLHIFKVEIGGDAQTTDGTEPSHMHYPDDQNYFRGYEWWLMKEAKKRNPDIKLVGLPWAFPGWIGNGKNWPYDFPDVTAYYVVSWIIGAKQYHDLDIDYVGIWNERPFDTTYIKVLRSTLDRLGLNNVGIIAADGDWEVAHDMVVDPYLNEAVQIIGAHYPGTITVQDAVSTGRKLWSSEDYSTFNDEVGGGCWARILNQNYVNGNMTSTISWNLVASYYEQLPFGLEGLMTAKEPWSGSYVVSSPIWITAHTTQFTRPGWYYLQTVGHLENGGSYVALTDMKGNITIIIETMTHDHSICIRPPLPKFNVSAQNATFRLDGSFNDLKTLQVWYSKLCTNASKPALFTKKSAIQVTGGIFTLELGVDEVYTLTTLTTGQKGSYPDPPGSQPFPRKYKDDFNVRNPPFTEAPYFADQSGVFEYFTNTSDPGDHVFTFRQVLTQRPITWASDAYQAMSVIGDYSWSNVTVTCDIYIETPGTGSVFLAARVDQGGSPAALAKGIYFWVSADGTYKVTGDLQGKIVLRKGLAGVRARQWHTLTLQVQGFSAYGLLNGNPLWKDVLTLGPVHGWVAIGTGSMEFAQFDNFVVEAEVVDS, from the exons ATGTGGCTGCTGTGGCTCGCGCTGTGTCtcccggggctgcgggcggaaTACGAGCTCAGTGACCGGGGAGGACTGGGCCGGGAGTTCGATGGGATCGGAGCCGTGAGCGGAGGAGGA GCTACCTCTCGTCTGCTGGTGAATTACCCGGAGCCGTACCGCTCCCAGATCCTGGACTATCTCTTTAAG CCAGACTTCGGAGCCTCTCTGCACATCTTTAAGGTTGAGATTGGCGGCGATGCTCAGACTACAG ATGGCACTGAGCCCTCCCACATGCATTATCCAGACGACCAGAACTACTTCCGGGGATATGAATGGTGGTTGATGAAAGAAGCCAAGAAGAGGAACCCGGACATAAAGCTTGTGG gtCTGCCGTGGGCATTTCCTGGTTGGATCGGTAACGGCAAGAACTGGCCATACGACTTTCCCGATGTCACCGCATATTACGTTGTCTCTTGGATTATTGGTGCTAAGCAGTACCATGACTTGGATATAGATTACGTTGGG ATATGGAATGAACGCCCCTTTGATACCACATACATAAAG GTTCTCCGGAGCACCCTGGACAGGCTGGGGTTAAACAACGTTGGTATCATCGCAGCAGACGGAGATTGGGAGGTTGCACATGACATGGTAGTTGATCCTTATCTAAATGAGGCTGTGCAGATTATAGG AGCTCACTATCCTGGGACGATCACTGTTCAGGATGCGGTGTCTACAGGGAGAAAGCTTTGGTCTTCAGAAGATTACAGCACCTTCAATGATGAGGTTGGGGGAGGCTGTTGGGCTCGAATTCTTAACCAGAATTATGTCAATGGGAACATGACATC AACAATCTCGTGGAATCTTGTGGCCAGTTACTATGAGCAGCTGCCATTTGGTCTGGAAGGATTGATGACGGCCAAGGAACCGTGGAGCGGCAGCTATGTAGTGTCCTCTCCTATCTGGATCACAG CTCACACTACGCAGTTTACACGGCCCGGGTGGTATTACCTGCAGACGGTGGGTCACTTGGAGAATGGTGGAAGCTATGTGGCCCTCACCGACATGAAGGGGAACATCACAATTATTATCGAGACCATG ACTCATGACCACTCCATCTGTATCCGGCCCCCGCTGCCTAAGTTTAACGTCTCTGCACAGAATGCCACCTTCAGGCTGGACGGGTCATTT AATGATCTGAAGACGCTGCAGGTCTGGTATTCCAAACTCTGTACCAACGCCAGCAAACCAGCTCTGTTCACTAAGAAGTCAGCGATACAG GTCACAGGGGGAATATTTACTCTGGAGCTTGGGGTGGATGAAGTTTACACACTGACAACCCTCACCACAGGACAGAAAGGCTCCTATCCCGACCCCCCGGGGTCTCAGCCATTCCCTCGGAAATACAAGGATGACTTCAACGTCC GTAACCCTCCCTTCACTGAAGCCCCTTATTTCGCAGACCAGTCAGGCGTCTTTGAGTATTTCACAAACACCTCGGACCCCGGGGACCACGTCTTCACATTCCGCCAGGTCCTGACTCAGCGGCCGATCACCTGGGCTTCTGACGCCTACCAGGCTATGAGTGTGATCGGTGATTACTCATG GTCTAATGTTACTGTAACCTGTGACATCTACATCGAGACCCCGGGCACGGGCAGCGTCTTCCTTGCCGCCAGGGTGGATCAGGGCGGGTCGCCTGCAGCCTTGGCCAAGGGGATCTATTTCTGGGTGTCTGCGGATGGCACATATAAAGTGACAGGGGATTTGC AAGGGAAGATTGTGCTGCGCAAGGGTCTGGCAGGAGTCCGGGCAAGGCAATGGCACACGCTCACCCTCCAAGTACAG GGATTTTCAGCATACGGTTTGCTGAACGGTAACCCGCTTTGGAAGGACGTCCTCACGCTGGGACCTGTGCACGGATGGGTGGCCATAGGGACTGGCTCCATGGAGTTTGCACAGTTTGACAACTTTGTGGTTGAAGCTGAAGTTGTGGATTCATAA
- the GALC gene encoding galactocerebrosidase isoform X1, translated as MWLLWLALCLPGLRAEYELSDRGGLGREFDGIGAVSGGGATSRLLVNYPEPYRSQILDYLFKPDFGASLHIFKVEIGGDAQTTDGTEPSHMHYPDDQNYFRGYEWWLMKEAKKRNPDIKLVGLPWAFPGWIGNGKNWPYDFPDVTAYYVVSWIIGAKQYHDLDIDYVGIWNERPFDTTYIKLLRYTLDKNGLERVRIIASDNLWQPIAFQMLRDTELLRVVDVIGAHYPGTITVQDAVSTGRKLWSSEDYSTFNDEVGGGCWARILNQNYVNGNMTSTISWNLVASYYEQLPFGLEGLMTAKEPWSGSYVVSSPIWITAHTTQFTRPGWYYLQTVGHLENGGSYVALTDMKGNITIIIETMTHDHSICIRPPLPKFNVSAQNATFRLDGSFNDLKTLQVWYSKLCTNASKPALFTKKSAIQVTGGIFTLELGVDEVYTLTTLTTGQKGSYPDPPGSQPFPRKYKDDFNVRNPPFTEAPYFADQSGVFEYFTNTSDPGDHVFTFRQVLTQRPITWASDAYQAMSVIGDYSWSNVTVTCDIYIETPGTGSVFLAARVDQGGSPAALAKGIYFWVSADGTYKVTGDLQGKIVLRKGLAGVRARQWHTLTLQVQGFSAYGLLNGNPLWKDVLTLGPVHGWVAIGTGSMEFAQFDNFVVEAEVVDS; from the exons ATGTGGCTGCTGTGGCTCGCGCTGTGTCtcccggggctgcgggcggaaTACGAGCTCAGTGACCGGGGAGGACTGGGCCGGGAGTTCGATGGGATCGGAGCCGTGAGCGGAGGAGGA GCTACCTCTCGTCTGCTGGTGAATTACCCGGAGCCGTACCGCTCCCAGATCCTGGACTATCTCTTTAAG CCAGACTTCGGAGCCTCTCTGCACATCTTTAAGGTTGAGATTGGCGGCGATGCTCAGACTACAG ATGGCACTGAGCCCTCCCACATGCATTATCCAGACGACCAGAACTACTTCCGGGGATATGAATGGTGGTTGATGAAAGAAGCCAAGAAGAGGAACCCGGACATAAAGCTTGTGG gtCTGCCGTGGGCATTTCCTGGTTGGATCGGTAACGGCAAGAACTGGCCATACGACTTTCCCGATGTCACCGCATATTACGTTGTCTCTTGGATTATTGGTGCTAAGCAGTACCATGACTTGGATATAGATTACGTTGGG ATATGGAATGAACGCCCCTTTGATACCACATACATAAAG TTACTGCGCTACACCCTGGATAAGAATGGTCTGGAGCGAGTGAGGATCATAGCCAGCGATAATCTGTGGCAGCCCATCGCTTTCCAAATGCTGCGGGACACCGAGCTCCTCAGGGTTGTCGATGTCATAGG AGCTCACTATCCTGGGACGATCACTGTTCAGGATGCGGTGTCTACAGGGAGAAAGCTTTGGTCTTCAGAAGATTACAGCACCTTCAATGATGAGGTTGGGGGAGGCTGTTGGGCTCGAATTCTTAACCAGAATTATGTCAATGGGAACATGACATC AACAATCTCGTGGAATCTTGTGGCCAGTTACTATGAGCAGCTGCCATTTGGTCTGGAAGGATTGATGACGGCCAAGGAACCGTGGAGCGGCAGCTATGTAGTGTCCTCTCCTATCTGGATCACAG CTCACACTACGCAGTTTACACGGCCCGGGTGGTATTACCTGCAGACGGTGGGTCACTTGGAGAATGGTGGAAGCTATGTGGCCCTCACCGACATGAAGGGGAACATCACAATTATTATCGAGACCATG ACTCATGACCACTCCATCTGTATCCGGCCCCCGCTGCCTAAGTTTAACGTCTCTGCACAGAATGCCACCTTCAGGCTGGACGGGTCATTT AATGATCTGAAGACGCTGCAGGTCTGGTATTCCAAACTCTGTACCAACGCCAGCAAACCAGCTCTGTTCACTAAGAAGTCAGCGATACAG GTCACAGGGGGAATATTTACTCTGGAGCTTGGGGTGGATGAAGTTTACACACTGACAACCCTCACCACAGGACAGAAAGGCTCCTATCCCGACCCCCCGGGGTCTCAGCCATTCCCTCGGAAATACAAGGATGACTTCAACGTCC GTAACCCTCCCTTCACTGAAGCCCCTTATTTCGCAGACCAGTCAGGCGTCTTTGAGTATTTCACAAACACCTCGGACCCCGGGGACCACGTCTTCACATTCCGCCAGGTCCTGACTCAGCGGCCGATCACCTGGGCTTCTGACGCCTACCAGGCTATGAGTGTGATCGGTGATTACTCATG GTCTAATGTTACTGTAACCTGTGACATCTACATCGAGACCCCGGGCACGGGCAGCGTCTTCCTTGCCGCCAGGGTGGATCAGGGCGGGTCGCCTGCAGCCTTGGCCAAGGGGATCTATTTCTGGGTGTCTGCGGATGGCACATATAAAGTGACAGGGGATTTGC AAGGGAAGATTGTGCTGCGCAAGGGTCTGGCAGGAGTCCGGGCAAGGCAATGGCACACGCTCACCCTCCAAGTACAG GGATTTTCAGCATACGGTTTGCTGAACGGTAACCCGCTTTGGAAGGACGTCCTCACGCTGGGACCTGTGCACGGATGGGTGGCCATAGGGACTGGCTCCATGGAGTTTGCACAGTTTGACAACTTTGTGGTTGAAGCTGAAGTTGTGGATTCATAA